The sequence below is a genomic window from Curtobacterium sp. MCPF17_002.
AAGCCGATCACGAGCCGCGACGTCGAGTTCTGGTTCAACCTGATCAAGGCGAACAAGGACCAGTGGGGCTCGTACTCCGAGGGCAAGGCTCCCGACAACTGGACCTCGTTCAAGACGGTCGACGACACGCACTTCACGATCACGTTCGACAAGGCCTACAACTCGGACTGGATGCTCGCCAACCAGCTGAGCCACATCATCCCGCTGCCCCAGCACACCTGGGACAAGACGAGCGCGAGCGCCAAGGTCTCCGACGCCGACGAGACCGCCGACGGTGCGAAGAAGGTCTGGAAGTACCTCAACACCGCGGCCGGCAAGATCTCGGACTACGCGAGCGACGACCTGTGGAAGACGATCTCCGGCCCGTACGGCGTGCAGTCCTTCACCACCGCCGGCAAGGTCACCCTGACGGCCAACAAGAAGTACGACGGCGGGGAGAAGCCGTCGATCACGACCGTCAACCTGCTGCCGTTCACCACGAGCGACGCCGAGGTCAACGCGGTCCGCTCCGGCGAGGTCGACTACGGCTACATCAACGCCACCGACATGGACCAGAAGTCGTCGTTCACGTCGAAGGGGTACTCCGTCGAGCCGTGGACCGGGTGGGCGATCACGTACATGCCCTACAACTTCAACAACCCGGACATGGGCGCCGTCTTCAAGCAGCTGTACGCCCGCCAGGCCGTCCAGATGTCGATCGACCAGAAGTCGCTGTCGAAGGTCGTCTTCAACGGCACCGCCACCTCGACCTACGGGCCGATCCCGCAGGCGCAGGAGTCCGACTACGTCTCCGACGTGCAGAAGTCGAACCCCTACCCGTTCAGCACCTCGAAGGCGAAGGACCTGCTCACCAGCCACGGCTGGGCCGAGCAGGGCGGCACGATGGTCTGCACCGACCCGGGCACGTCGGCCAGCCAGTGCGGCGAGGGAGTCGAGCAGGGCACGAAGTTCACCATGCAGGTGCTCTCGCAGTCCGGCTCGACCGTCACCGACAACATGATGAGCGCCATCCAGTCCTCGCTCCAGAAGACGGGGATCGGCTTCACCATCAAGACCGCGCCGGTGTCGAGCGTCCTCTCGCAGACCCCGACCTGCACCTCGGACGAAGCGAGCTGCGACTGGGACCTGTCCTTCTTCGGCACCGCGGGCAGCTGGTACTTCCCGGCCTACCCGACCGGTGAGTCGCTCTTCTCGACCGCGGGTTCGGCGAACTTCGGCAGCTACTCCAACAAGGAGGTCGACGCCCTCATCGACGCGACGACCACCTCGCCCGACGCCAGCGCCGTGCAGGACTACAGCGCCGCGGTCGCGAAGGACCTGCCGGTGATCTGGCTGCCGAGCCCCGACTACCAGATCTCGGTGGTCAAGAAGGGCCTGACCGGGTTCGACCAGGACTCGCTCGCCAACTTCCACCCCGCCCAGTGGAAGTGGTCGAAGTAACCAGATGACACCGCCTGGAGGCGCGGCGCGCGTCCGACGCGCACCGCGCCTCCAGTCCGGCTCACGTCCCCATCCGACCAACGGAAGCAGCATGACCACTGCCCTCTACCTCACCCGGCGGGTGCTCCAGGCGCTCGCGGTGATCCTCATCGTCACGATCGTCGTGTTCTGCCTGCTGCACGCCCTGCCGGGCGGACCCGCCCGCGGCGTCCTCGGCGTCTCGGCGACGCCCGCGCAGATCACGGCGTTCAACCAGGCGCAGGGGCTCGACCAGCCGCTGCCCGTGCAGTACCTCCGGTTCCTCGGACGGCTGCTCACCGGCGACCTCGGCACCTCGTACACGCTCAACGAAGCGGTCTCGCAGCTCATCGCCGAGCGACTCCCGAAGACCCTCGTCCTCACCGGGATGTCCGCCGTGCTCGGCATCGTCATCGCGATCCCGGTCGGCATGTGGCAGGCGGTCCGTCGCAACGGCGCGGTCGACTACGCGGCCACCGCCCTGGCGTTCGTCTTCTACTCGACGCCGGCGTTCTTCCTCGGGCTCATCCTCATCATCGTGTTCAGCCAGCAGCTGCCGTGGCTGCCGTCCCAGGCACCGAGCGGCAACACCCTCGCCGAGGTCTTCCAGGATCCCGCCGGACTCGTGCTCCCCGTCGTCACCGGTGCGCTCGCGATGATCGCCGTGTTCAGCCGGTACATGCGGGCCTCGACACTCGAGAACCTGCACGAGGACTACGTCCGCACCGCCCGCGCGGGTGGGGCGTCGACCGCGACGATCCTGCGGCGGCACGTGTTCCGGAACTCGCTCACCCCCGTGGTGGCGATGCTCGGGTACTACCTGCCGGTGCTCTTCGGCGGGGCGCTCGTCACCGAGCAGCTGTTCAACTACCCCGGCATGGGGCTCCTGTTCTGGAACGCCGCGCAGACCTCGGACTACCCGACGTTGCTCGGGTGCGTCCTCGTCATCTCGATCGCGACCGTCGTCGGCACCCTGCTCGCGGACGTCGCACAGTCACTGATCGACCCTCGTGTGAAGGCAGACCGCGCATGACCGCACAGCTCGCTCCCGAAGCCCCCGGCGCCGCGTCCCTGGTCCAGCCGGTCGCGGCCACCGGCTGGAAGCTCGCCGTCCGCCGCTTCCGCCACAACACCCTCGCGGTGATCGGCCTCGTCGTCATCGTCGTCATCGTGCTGTTCTGCTTCGTCGGCCCGTTCGTGTACCCGACCGACCAGACGCACACGCAGCTGTCCCAGGCGAACCTCGGCCCGAGCGCCGCGCACTGGTTCGGCACCGACGCGGTCGGACACGACGTCCTCGGCCGCCTGATGTTCGGCGGCAAGGTGTCGCTCATGGTCGGCATCGCGGCGGGTGTCCTCGCCACCGTCGTCGGCACGCTCTGGGGCTCCGTCGCCGGGTACCTGGGCGGCTGGGTCGACGCCGTCATGATGCGCGTGGTCGACGCCGGCATCGCGATCCCCGCACTCTTCATCCTGCTCGTCATCTCGGCGATCACGACACCGGGCGTGTGGGGACTCATCGTGATCCTCGGCTTCGTGTCGTGGCTCGTGCCCTCCCGACTCATCCGCGCCGAGACGCTGACGCTGAAGAACCGCGACTACGTGCTCACCCTCCGTGCGATCGGCGGTTCCCACGCCCGCGCGATCGGCAAGCACCTGCTGCCGAACTCGGTGTCGACGATCGTCGTCGCCGCCACGTTCCAGGTCGCCGACGCGATCCTCCTCGTCGCCTACGTCTCGTACCTCGGGCTCGGCGTGCAGGCGCCCGCGACGGACTGGGGCGGCATGCTCTCGGCGGGACTCACCGCCGCCTACTCGGGACGCTGGTGGCTCATCGTGCCGCCGGGTCTCGCCGTGATCCTCGTCGTCTGCGCGTTCAACGCGGTCGGCGACGGGCTCCGGGACG
It includes:
- a CDS encoding peptide ABC transporter substrate-binding protein encodes the protein MSKPRRWALLTGAAIAVSALLAGCSGGGSTASGSDSDEINYALPANFTPNWILPIGTAAHLNTNNGSIAQSLYEPLIAYDGSTGKIAWNKDGSVATDVSFASDSKSATVTLGDRHWSDGKPITSRDVEFWFNLIKANKDQWGSYSEGKAPDNWTSFKTVDDTHFTITFDKAYNSDWMLANQLSHIIPLPQHTWDKTSASAKVSDADETADGAKKVWKYLNTAAGKISDYASDDLWKTISGPYGVQSFTTAGKVTLTANKKYDGGEKPSITTVNLLPFTTSDAEVNAVRSGEVDYGYINATDMDQKSSFTSKGYSVEPWTGWAITYMPYNFNNPDMGAVFKQLYARQAVQMSIDQKSLSKVVFNGTATSTYGPIPQAQESDYVSDVQKSNPYPFSTSKAKDLLTSHGWAEQGGTMVCTDPGTSASQCGEGVEQGTKFTMQVLSQSGSTVTDNMMSAIQSSLQKTGIGFTIKTAPVSSVLSQTPTCTSDEASCDWDLSFFGTAGSWYFPAYPTGESLFSTAGSANFGSYSNKEVDALIDATTTSPDASAVQDYSAAVAKDLPVIWLPSPDYQISVVKKGLTGFDQDSLANFHPAQWKWSK
- a CDS encoding ABC transporter permease, with amino-acid sequence MTTALYLTRRVLQALAVILIVTIVVFCLLHALPGGPARGVLGVSATPAQITAFNQAQGLDQPLPVQYLRFLGRLLTGDLGTSYTLNEAVSQLIAERLPKTLVLTGMSAVLGIVIAIPVGMWQAVRRNGAVDYAATALAFVFYSTPAFFLGLILIIVFSQQLPWLPSQAPSGNTLAEVFQDPAGLVLPVVTGALAMIAVFSRYMRASTLENLHEDYVRTARAGGASTATILRRHVFRNSLTPVVAMLGYYLPVLFGGALVTEQLFNYPGMGLLFWNAAQTSDYPTLLGCVLVISIATVVGTLLADVAQSLIDPRVKADRA
- a CDS encoding ABC transporter permease, which encodes MTAQLAPEAPGAASLVQPVAATGWKLAVRRFRHNTLAVIGLVVIVVIVLFCFVGPFVYPTDQTHTQLSQANLGPSAAHWFGTDAVGHDVLGRLMFGGKVSLMVGIAAGVLATVVGTLWGSVAGYLGGWVDAVMMRVVDAGIAIPALFILLVISAITTPGVWGLIVILGFVSWLVPSRLIRAETLTLKNRDYVLTLRAIGGSHARAIGKHLLPNSVSTIVVAATFQVADAILLVAYVSYLGLGVQAPATDWGGMLSAGLTAAYSGRWWLIVPPGLAVILVVCAFNAVGDGLRDAFDVRGR